A stretch of DNA from Maridesulfovibrio sp.:
TCGCAACCTGGATCGACAAGGGCCTCGGCCTGCTGATCGGCGGTTTCACTCCGAACCCGTTCAACGAAATCACCACCTACTGGCCCACCGGCCGGGAACTGATGGTTTCCATGATGGTTTACGCACTCGGCGCTCTGACTCTGACCTTCCTTTACAAGATCGCAACTGACGTCAAGCGCGAACTCGGCGAACTTACCACCCCCGATTAATCGGGCAAGTTCAAAGACAACCAAAGGCCCCTGCTTCATACCCGAAGCAGGGGCCTTTTTCATTCACGGACAAACCGCATATACAAGAGATCAGCGACTGAACCGCGTAAACGAGGTTTTAAAAATCTGCTAACTGTTTTTCAATTCCTTGATAAATGCATTAGCCTCATCAATAGACTTCTGCATGTCCTGAATGAGCCTGCTGATATCGGTCTCAAGACCGCCCAGTTCGCTCTTAAGCGAAGCAACAGCCTGCGCGTTAAGGTTATGCTTGAGGAAGAGCACCTGGTCGTGGAAAACGTTCAGAACCGGGTCTATTTTCTTTTCCGCTTTGCGCATGGCCGCAAGCAGTCTTTTGAATCTGCTCTTAGTCTTGGAAAGTTTTACCCTGCTCTCGTTACGGAGCTTCTTGCTGGTATACTGAGAAAGTTCGGTATTCCATTCTTCGAACAGATCATTGCCGACCTTCTCCACGGCATCAATACGGCGGCTGACTTCTCCAGCCGCTGCGGCGCTCTCTTCATACTCATCATTCAGACGTTCATACACTTCCTGCAGATCGCCGCCGTTAAAACCTGTAAGTGCACTGAACTTCTCCAACGCACTCTTGAACTGCTCGCTGGCTTCCTCCTGAGATTCACGGGCCTTTTCAACGTCTGAAACCAGGATGTCCCGCTTGTGGTAGCCGAAACTTTCCATTGTCTTATAATATGCGGACTGACAGCCGCAGATGCCCAGAACAAGGGCAGCAGCAAGCACAGGCAGCACTCTGTTTTTCAAGAACATTAACTTCCTCCGAAATAATATTTGCTGGTTCAATCAGCACAGTTCGTGCATTCATAAGATGCCGGGAGATTGATGTCAAAAGCCGTATATAAGCACTCACGGACTCATTCGGTAAAATACCCGACAGTTGAGAGGTCTTGTAGCAGGGCAGAGATAAATTTCAGGTTAAAAAACCCCGGAGCAGAAGCTCCGGGGTTAGATACGGCAGGTATAATATGTAAAACTAGGAAGTCAGACCATGAACGGAATCGCGGACCCAGAACATCAGGTCAAACTGGGAGGCTATTCCTTCTCGAAGCTCGTTGAGAGCGGCCTTATCCATATCGAGGATACGGATGAAAACGTGACGCATGTTCTTGTCTTCAGGTTCGTAAGAGGTCAGGATGGACATTACCCGTGCATTGTTATCCCGCAGGTAATCAAGCACTGCTGCAAGAGAGCCGGGATCGTTTGAAAGCGAAAGTCCCATGTGGATTCCGCCGTACATTACACCGGTGATCTCGATCAGGACCTTGAAAACATCCGTGTCGGTGATGATGCCGACGCACTTGTTTTTTTCGTCCACAACCGGCAGCCCGCCGATCTTGTTGTCTTCCATGAGAACAGCTGCCTTCTCCACGGTATCCTCGACGGTAACGGTGATGACCTTGCGGGTCATGATATCCTTTACCTTGATCTCCGAAAGCAGATAGTAAAGCTCGTGCATGTCAAGGGTGGTGGCCTTGGAAGGAGACGCCTCCTTAATGTCACGATCAGAAACAATACCCACCAGAATTCCGTCGTCATCGACGATAGGCAGTCTGTGGATGTCATTGTCCTTCATAAGTTTGGCAGCTTTCATCATGGACCGATCATGAGTGAGAGTAATAACTTCTGCGGTCATCCAATTCTTAATGAGCATGTGGAACCTCCTTGAATCCGGCAGCATTTCGTCGTGAAAGAGACTTTTCCCGACCGACGGCACCGCCATTGATGTTTCTATAAAAACTGCTCACGCATAAGTACGTTTCCCGACTGGATCCAATGTATCCATTTTCCTACTAATATGATTATATAAACAAATGTCCGGGGTCAATCGGAGATACCTGAATTTTATTTGGTAAATGTTTTCTTACGCCAGATTATAACAAATCAGAAATCATGAAGCAGCTCTGAAGAGTGCGTAACGGACCGGACACCTCCCCCCAAAATGAAAACATGAGCCGGAAACGACAGCAAGGTGCTATATGATATAAAAAGATACAAACAACAAAGATGGCATTATAACCTGTAATAGCAAGATGATATACAATCATCACCTATCGACCATATCGGCAGTTATCGAAAAGAAATAAACACATGATCTGCTATCAATCAAAGACAAGAGACTGGAGGATGGAGTTTGAAACAAGCATGCCGTTCTTGGTCAGGCGCAGAAAACCGCCGCTCATACGAATAAGGCCGTTTCGATACAAGGCGTTGATCAGCGCGTTCTTTTCCTTGACCAGCTCCTTCCCGGTCAGTTCACGGTAATCGGACAGCTTCAGACCCTTGGATGTGCGCAGGGTAAGCATCACCAGTTCCTGCGCGCGTATCTCATCGGTCAACTCCTCGAAGTCTTCACCGATGTATCCGCCCCGGACTGCGGCGTCATATTCATCCAGATACGAAGGATTGGTAAATCTGCGGCTGCCCAGTGTGGAAACAGCCGAAGGCCCCAGTCCCAGATAATCCATGCGGTCCCAGTAGCCCTGATTATGGCGGGAGATAAAACCCATGCGCGCAAAATTGGAGATTTCATACTGGATGTAGCCGTAAGCCTCCAGAAACTCCGCCCCGTAGATGAACATGCGGGCCTGATCGTCGTCGGACGGAATTTCCAGATCAACGCCCTCGTCCGCACGTTTACCGAAAACAGTGCCCGGCTCAATGCTAAGCCCGTAACAGGAGACATGCTCCGGCTTGAGTTTGACCACGGCCTTGAGTTCGTTATTCCAGTCTTTGGGCTTCTGACGAGGCAGCCCCCAGATGAGGTCGACACTGATATTGCCGAAACCGGCCTCACGGGCCATGTAAAAGGTCTCGGCAGCCTGTCTGGCGGAATGGGGACGCCCGAGGGTTTCCAGATTGCGATCATCAAGGGATTGGAAGCCGATGCTCAGCCGGTTGATTCCCATTGAAAGCAGGTGCTGGAAATAGGCCTTGTCGTTGGCGGAATCCGGATTGGCTTCCAGAGTGATCTCCATCCCGGAAGTGAACGTAAAATTCCTGCGCAACGCATCCATTATCAGCTGAAGCTGAAACGGCGGTATCAGGCTGGGGGTCCCGCCCCCGAAATAGACTGTTCCTATGCGGGGAGACTTGAGCCTGCGCCCCCAAAGGTCGATCTCGGCCATCAGGGTCTTCATATACCATGCAAAATGAACATCATCGAACGGCTGAGAATGAAATGCGCAGTAATTGCACTTGCGCCTGCAGAAAGGGACGTGGATGTAGACCAGAAGGTTTCTGGCCTCCCTGCCGTCTCCGCGCAGCAGCGGGGTGCTGAAAAAAGCCGGGCTGAGTCCCATCAAAATCCTACTTGCTTATCCACAACGCCGGTCCCTCAAGGCCCTGCAGCAGCTTGACGCAGACGGAACGGGGGAACAGTTTTTCCACGGCTGTCTTATCGTGAATTCCACGGCCTACGGCGACGACAGAGTAATGGACTTCGGCGGCATGCTTAAGAATTGCTTTGGCGACATTGTCACCCTCGATGACAAGCTCGCTGATCCGATCATCAGGAACGCCGTTGACGGTGAGATTTTCGCGGCAGGCCTCGAAAACGTGAGCCGGACTTGGGGCACCGGCTTTGCCGGGATTATGCACATGAACCATGGTAATGTTGTGTCCGGGATTATCGTTGAGCATAAAACCGACATGATCAGCTATACGCAGGGAGGGGGCGTCCTCGTCCACGCAAAGCAGTACGTTTTTTTTGGGGAAATCCTGCGGGCATTTGCAGAACCAGAGCGGGAAATTGATTTCTTCCCAGATAACCCGGCTGCCCACGCTGTAATCAAAAAATTCCTCCAGCGTGGACGGTGTCTGACGGCCTAGAATAACCGCATCGTACATGCCCTTGTGTCCCTCCTGAACGATATCCCGCGCAGTATTGCCGTGTGAATGAACGCTCTTGATATCCACCCGGCTCTTGGTACAGAAATTATGATCTATGAACCACTGCCGGGTTTCCTCAAGAAGCTTCTCACCTTTTTTTCGGGGATCACCCGTACACCAGGAACCCTTTGGAGGTGCCACATGAAAAAGAGTGACGCGCACATCGCAGGGAGAATTGAAAAAATCCCTTATGAACCTCACAGCGTAGGAAGATGCCCCATCCGCGCAGACACCTACAAGCAAATGTTTTTCCATATCCATCCGTCCTATTGTAACAGTGTCCTGAACATCCTGAAATAACAGTCCAATCAAAGAAATTACTATTACATTAACCAGTTGGAGACATTAAAACAAGCTAAGACCGCTCAAGTTCTCCGGCATACCTTTCATTTTCACTGAAAAGACAGCCGCAATACTGTTGGCGGTAAAGACCCATGGCCTTGGACCGTTCAATCCCTTCCTTCCAGCCTTCCCGGAAATCATGGTAATAAAACTCGCATTTCCCGGACCCGGCCATATCCCGGCCCAACTCGGCAATTTTCAGGTGCTTCTGGAACTTGCTGTAAAGCAGGGTCGTAGTGAAATAATCAAACCCACCGCGTCTGGCCAGAGAAAGGGTACGCTCCAGCCTGTCCGCATAGCAATGGAAACAGCGGTTTTCCTCGCGAAAGGCAACATTACGGAACCAGCGCTTGGAGTCATACTCGTCCAGACGGCCGATGACCTTCACGTCCATTCTGCCGCAGACCTCAAGAAAACCGTCCCGCCGCCGAACATATTCCTGAAGGGGATGAATGTTGGGATTATAAAAAAAGGCCAAGACCTCGAATCCCTGATCCTTCAGGATATCAATCGTTGTGATGGAGCACGGCCCGCAGCAGCAGTGCAGCAGAATTCTTCCGGACATTTCAAACCGTCCCGCTGTTTCCGGCAATCTTTACTCGGCCCACTGAATCTGGATGTTGATCTTGGTGTCGAACATTTTTTCGTAACTGATAATGGCGTCGCGCTTGTGGTTGAGCAGGTACATGGACAGCTCCTCCTCCGCTTCATAAATCAGCGGGGACGCACATCCGGGCTTTCTCAGCATGCGGTAGATGTCTTTAAGAGCCTGCATGGACTGCCATTCCATGTTGCGACGGATACCGGTTCCCTCACAGCACGGGCAAGGCTCGGTCGAAACTGCAATTGCAGAAGAACCGAGACGCTGGCGGACAAGCTCCATCAGGCCGAAACGGGAAATACGCCCGACATCGGTGCGGGCACGGTCACCTTTCAGGGCCGCGCGCATGGTCTTTTCCACTTCGCGGCAGTGCTTGGGGTCCTTCATTTCAATGAAGTCCACCACAACCTGTCCGCCAAGATCGCGCAGCTTGAGCTGTCTTGCAATCATCTCGGCGCTTTCCTTGTTGGTCTTGAGCGCCATCTCCTTGAAATTGCGTTCACCGCCTATCTTTCCGGAGTTGATGTCAATGGCGGTAAGAGCTTCGGTCTGGTCGAAAACAAGACGTCCGCCGGAAGGCAGGTTGACCTCGCGCCCGTAAATCTGCTCGATCTGCTTAACCAGATTGAAGCGTTCCCAGAGGGATTTGTCGGTATCGTTGTGCAGCTTCACAAGGTTGTTGCGGCGGGGAAAGGAAAGGGCTGCAAGCTTTTTGACCTGCTCTGCGGTTTCCTTGTCGTCAACCCAGATCTCGGTCACTTCGGAGGACAGGTAGTCACGCACGGAACGTGCGGCAAGCCCCATTTCCTCGTAAACGAGGGACGGAGGTTCAGCGTCCTGACCTTTTTCGCGGATATCGGTCCATAGCCGGGTAAGAAATTTGAAATCACGGCGCAGCGCGGACTTGCTCTGCCCCATGCTGGCGGTGCGCACGATAACGCCAACACCGGGGCCGGGGCTGACTTCGTCAATGACTTCCTTGAGCCTCTGACGCTCCTTCTCATCCTCAATCTTGCGGGAAATACCGATCTGCTCACGCCCCGGAGTCAGCACGAAATAGCGGCCGGGGATGGAGAGATAGGAAGACAGAAACGCGCCCTTCTTCCCGGTGGGTTCCTTGACCACCTGGACGAATATCTCCTGTCCGGGCTTCAGAACCTTCTGCAGGAGGGGAAAGCGGTGCCCCTTGCTGAGCTTGTAGGTGCCCTGATAATATTCGGGATGAACCTCATCAACCTGCAGGAAGCCGTTGCGTTCGGCCCCGTAGTTGATGAACGCCGCCTGAAGAGCGGCATCTATGTTGTGGATGTAACCCTTGTAGATGTTACCTTTGGTCTTGGCCTGATGGAGCATCTCGACATAATACTCGATGACCTGGCCTTCCTGAGTCAGCGCCACTTCCACCTGTTCGCCGGGAAGCACGCTGATAAACATTTTCTCTTTTTTCTTTTTTACTGATGTCATTATCCCAATCCAAGGAAAAGTTTGAATTTCCCCGAATTCAGGAGCTTAAATCATGAATCCACATCAAGCCGGCAGTCGTAGTAGAGATCATCACCTGTTTGCCTGATGTGCAGCCGACCGCATTTTTCCAATTCTCCGATTGCCCGCTCCACTTCACAAAGCGGAATTCCCAGGGCTCCGGAAAGCTGCTGCGCTGTTTGCGGCCTGCGCATGAGAGAAGCCTGAATCCGGTCAAAGGCATCGGACACCTCGCCCAGCACATGGGCGGAATTATCCGTGCCGCTCCTATCTTTCACTCCGGTCTCCGGCCCGCAATCCCGATTCTTTGAGGGCGCGGCGTCAAGAGCCTTCTTCCAGCGGCCTAAGGTCCCGGAGTCAACGGGACCGGCCTTATCCAGAGTACCGGGTCGTGAAAGTGTGACCACATCAATGCGGTCGGGACCAAGTTCGGTACAGAAAGCCTTCATCTCAGCAAGGTTCTCATCCGAATCATTGTATCCCCGTGAAAGGAGCACTTCCAGAAAAATCTTACCTTTGAACTCCTTGCGGAATTCAATCAGAGCCTTTGCCACAGCCTGAGGTTCCACACCCCGGCACGGCCTGTTTATGGCCCTGAATTCTGAAGCAATCAGGGAGTCCATTGAAGGAAGCACTACGTCCACCTCCAGAAGCTCCTTTCTCACTTCAGGGTCCGTCAGAGTGACCGAATTGGTAAGCACGGCCACGTCCATTGACGGGAAAAGTGTTTTTACACCCCGAACAATCTCGGGCATTTCAGAATTGAGGGTGGGTTCGCCCAGCCCTCCCAGAGTTATAACGTCGGGCAGTTCATGCCCTTCCCCCTTCCATCTTTCAAGCTCCCGCAGGATGTCCGCGGCGGGTACATATGCTTTACGTTCGCATGTCAGAACATCGGTCTTGCCCACCTCGCAGTAGACACAGTCCATGGAGCAGATCCTGCTACCGAGAAGATCAAGCCCTAACGAACGCCCAAGCCTGCCGGAAAAAACCGGCCCGAAGACATACTTGTAACCCATAACCGCCTCATCAAGAAGCAAAAAAAGATTCAATATCGCATTACCGGATCAATTCTGCCCGTACATGCAAAAAAAAGCAAACCCGGCACCATTTTTATACAATCGGCGCACCATATTTTCCCTGCCGGGGAGCCCGACTATGCAGGAACGTAAGCATTTATGCTGAAATGTCAAAAAACTCAAGTCGCATATATGCCGACCTGCGTAATTTTATAATACCTCCGGCATCATAAGCGCTGCAGAGCATGCGGAACGGCCGTGCAAAGGGAGTTCCCAGCCCGGCACAAAAAGCATTTTACATTGACTTTGTGCGCTTTCGTCCGTAATCGGGGCGGGATATTCTACAGGAGGAAAGTCTCATGCTTGAAGCTGGACAATTAATATTGCTGGTAAACCCCAAGGGCAAACGTTACCTGCGTATGCTCAAGGAAGGGGAAGAAATACATACCCATGACGGAATGCTTCTGACCGACAACATCGCCGCCGCCGGATACGGGCAGATTGTCGAAACTCATCTGGGCCATAAATATCAGATTCTGAAGCCCACAATATATGATGTGATCAAGGGACTCAAACGGCAGACCCAGATCATGTATCCCAAAGAAATAGGCTATCTGCTGCTCAAGCTGGGCATCGGCCCCGGAACCCGCGTGGTGGAATCCGGCTCCGGCTCCGGCGGGCTGACCACCGCTCTGGCCTACTATGTAGGTGAAACAGGCAAGGTCTACACCCATGAAAAACGCCCTGAATTCTACGCGCTGGTTCGCAAAAACCTCGAATGGGCCGGGCTTGAAAACCGCGTGGAACAGTTCAACCTGAACATTGAAGACGGCTTTCTTGCCAGCGACTGCGACGCCCTGTTCCTGGATGTGCCCAATCCCTGGGACTACCTGCACCATATTCCGGGAGCGGTTATCCCCGGAGCCATGTGCGGATTCCTGCTGCCCACCACCAATCAGGTCAGCGACCTTCTGAAAGGCATGGAAGACAAGCCGTTCGAAGAAATTGAAGTCTGTGAAATACTTGTGCGCAACTACAAACCGGTTGCCGAACGCCTCCGTCCGGAAGACCGCATGGTCGCCCACACAGGCTACCTTGTCTTCGCCCGTGCCACCCACGGTTGCGAAATGAGCGTTGAGCCTCCCAAAAAGAAAAGGGAAAATCGCGGCAAACCCGCAGCGGACAAGTATCATGTTGATAGAAAAGACATGATCCATGCCAGGAAGGATGTGGATGAAGCAGAGCCGCAGGATGCTGAAAATATTGAATCTGCTGCGGATGGAGACGAAAAGGCTGAATAGCTTTCTTTTCGAGATTGTTGATTTTTGATGTTAAGACCGGACCTCGTCAGCGGGGTCCGGTTTTTTGTTTTTCACGTTTACCCATTAAAATTATCTTTCCCATTTACAAAAAAGATGTGCTATTTTAAAAATAATTAAGCTTTTTTGGAGGGAATTATGACTGAAGAAAACAACAACGAAATAAAGACGGAAAAAAGGAATAAAGAAAAAAGGGAATTTCTGTCCATTGTGATAGCTGGATGCGCTCTTATTTTATCCATATTGTCAACCGCGTATACACTGTACTCAAACTATGCAGCAGAGGTAAGGGCAAGCAAAATTGAAACAAGGCAGATGATTCAACGCCTCTCAAGACTACCAATTGAGCACTATGAACTGATGGCGAAATACAAATACGACCCAATGGCTGAAATGATGACGGGACTATTGCAAATGGAAAATGTTCTTCTGGCGAACCACGCCAGAGAGTTAATAAACAGCCACCCTGAATCGTTTACATCCTTTGAATGTATTGCAACGTCCTCGGCCCTCAAGAATGCATTTTTATATGAGGAAGCAGCTGAACTCCTAAAAAAAGGCCACCAAAAAGCCAAAGGCCCCGCAGCAAAAGCATATGCCTGCAAGGAACTGGCTAACTTCAACTTTAGCAGGGGAGATACTTCAGGGGGAAGGGAGTATTATAAAAAGATGCTACAGGTCTGGTCTGACAGTTCTGACACAATAAATCCGGTCATTATAGCAGACGCCAAGGCGCATGGGCTGATCACCTGGGCAGGAATTGAAATTGAACTGAACAACTTTGCATATGCAAAAGGACTCCTAGACCAGGCGGGAGAGCTTACAAGCCAACTGCCTAATGCCGCTGCAATCAACCGTAAGCAACAAATTTCGTCACTAAGAACCAAACTGCAAAATTAAAAAGGAGGCAACAATGCTGCGAACAACAAAATTACTGATAATGTTAACCTTTATCGCGACCCCGGCTTTCTCCCAACAAGGAATTAATCTACCTATACAGAACATACTTCAGGAAACACCGGTATGGTGCTGGGTTGCTGTTTCCCAGCAAATAATTCTTGCCAGGGTCGGCCCACAGCAGACTCCTGCCCAATGCGCTTTAGTAGCGATCGCTAACGGAGCTCACCCACAGGCATGCTGCGGAGGGTATAATCCAAACTGCGTAAAACCTGGCAGCATCCCTCAAATCCAGGGATTGATACAAAATTTCGGGATGACATACACATCATATGCCCCCCCGACGACCCCAGATGTCTTATACCATACACTAGCTTCAGGGAAGGCTGTTATCCTGCAAATACACTCAGGATACACACCTCAAGGAGCTCCTCACTCAGCCCATGTTGTTGTGCTGCGGGGAATGACTTTCAAACAGACCCCAAACGGAATAGAACCCATCCTAATCATTAACGACCCTATGGCCTACTATTCCCAGTATGTTCCATATTCAACCATTCGCCCGATATGGATAAGCGCCATCGTTGTAAAACTGTTTTAACCCCAAAAGGAAAGCCCCGACCGCAAAAGTCGGGGCAGCATTAAAAGCAACCTGCAATTCAAAACCAAGACCCATTCCCTGACCGTGAAGCACAAAGAGGTTGACCCTCCCGGCTCGCCGAAAAAGACTAATTCAGCAGACTGTCCATGGCCTGATCGCTCTTGGACTTCTGCGGTTTCGGCTTCGGCTTGTACACGGGAGCAGTCGCAGGAGCCGCCTGCTGCTGAGATGCTGCGGGCTGACTCGAAGCCTGCGAGGAACCTGATGACGAAGAACCTGAATCCCCGCCTCCGGCAAAATAAAAATCTCCGACCAGCGAAGAGGACTCCCAGGGAACCTGCTTCTTGCCGGTATCCTTCATAACGCCCCGACGGACCTGCTTGAAAAATTTTTCAATGGTCAACCCTTTCCTGCCCATGTTGCTGACCATGTTGGTTACGTAAGGACTGTTGTTGCCTCGTCCGTCAAGGGCCACGTTGCCGGGTGCAGTGGCAAAGGCAATGAACGAACCGGTGGGGGCATCCATCTGGGCCAGCCCGCTGCGGATGGAGCGGAAACTGCGCTTGAAGGGATTGTTGCGGCAGGCATCAAGAATGACAATGTTCATGGGGTTACCGGCATCCTCCATCTTGGCAAGGACCTTTCCGGCATCCACAGCCTCGTACTGCACGTCGGACTGCCCCTGTACGGACATGTTCAGCGGACAAAGATAATTGATTCCGTCAACCTGCAGACCGTGTCCGGAAAAATAGAAAAGACCGACTTCATAATTCCGGAGCCTCGATCCGAACTCGTCAATGGCCCGGCCCATGGCGGCGCGGTCGGCGTTCTTGACCACCAGGACATCAAATCCGGAATTTTTTAGCGCCCGGTTCATGGAGTCCACGTCGTTGACCGGATTCTTGAGTTCTCCAAGCTTCTTGTAAGCTGAGTTACCTATGAGCAGGGCAAGTCTTTTCTGGGCCAGACATTCGCTTGCAGAAAGCAGCATGACTGAAAAAACCGCCAATAAAACCAGAAAGAATGGACTTCGTAACACTTTTATATTCATTGGTTCCCCCTTTCGTAGGCAAAATGAACTGCATGCCTGATACAGTTATACCACAACCTGCTGAAAAGAGAAGATGAAAGCGCTGCCGAAAAGAAGGGACATTAAAAATATCCACATGGGCTGCAGAAAAAAGCAGACTACCCCTACTATCTTGACCCATCCATGCACACCCCCGGCCTGACGCAAAGCAATTGACGCCCCGCCGGTGGGTGTTACAGACTTGATTGCGCCGATCTTGGCGGTGCTGTCGCGGTAGTAGAAAAAATAGGCGCTCATCCCGTAACCGAGCTGGGCGATAAAATTGCCGAAGGGCAGAAAGCCTATCAAAAACGTTACGAACGCCCAGAAGTACATTTTGCGATACAGGAACCACCAGAACCCGAACAGGAACGCAGGCCAGTGCC
This window harbors:
- a CDS encoding DUF2959 domain-containing protein — translated: MFLKNRVLPVLAAALVLGICGCQSAYYKTMESFGYHKRDILVSDVEKARESQEEASEQFKSALEKFSALTGFNGGDLQEVYERLNDEYEESAAAAGEVSRRIDAVEKVGNDLFEEWNTELSQYTSKKLRNESRVKLSKTKSRFKRLLAAMRKAEKKIDPVLNVFHDQVLFLKHNLNAQAVASLKSELGGLETDISRLIQDMQKSIDEANAFIKELKNS
- a CDS encoding CBS and ACT domain-containing protein, which gives rise to MLIKNWMTAEVITLTHDRSMMKAAKLMKDNDIHRLPIVDDDGILVGIVSDRDIKEASPSKATTLDMHELYYLLSEIKVKDIMTRKVITVTVEDTVEKAAVLMEDNKIGGLPVVDEKNKCVGIITDTDVFKVLIEITGVMYGGIHMGLSLSNDPGSLAAVLDYLRDNNARVMSILTSYEPEDKNMRHVFIRILDMDKAALNELREGIASQFDLMFWVRDSVHGLTS
- the hemW gene encoding radical SAM family heme chaperone HemW, translating into MGLSPAFFSTPLLRGDGREARNLLVYIHVPFCRRKCNYCAFHSQPFDDVHFAWYMKTLMAEIDLWGRRLKSPRIGTVYFGGGTPSLIPPFQLQLIMDALRRNFTFTSGMEITLEANPDSANDKAYFQHLLSMGINRLSIGFQSLDDRNLETLGRPHSARQAAETFYMAREAGFGNISVDLIWGLPRQKPKDWNNELKAVVKLKPEHVSCYGLSIEPGTVFGKRADEGVDLEIPSDDDQARMFIYGAEFLEAYGYIQYEISNFARMGFISRHNQGYWDRMDYLGLGPSAVSTLGSRRFTNPSYLDEYDAAVRGGYIGEDFEELTDEIRAQELVMLTLRTSKGLKLSDYRELTGKELVKEKNALINALYRNGLIRMSGGFLRLTKNGMLVSNSILQSLVFD
- a CDS encoding universal stress protein; translation: MEKHLLVGVCADGASSYAVRFIRDFFNSPCDVRVTLFHVAPPKGSWCTGDPRKKGEKLLEETRQWFIDHNFCTKSRVDIKSVHSHGNTARDIVQEGHKGMYDAVILGRQTPSTLEEFFDYSVGSRVIWEEINFPLWFCKCPQDFPKKNVLLCVDEDAPSLRIADHVGFMLNDNPGHNITMVHVHNPGKAGAPSPAHVFEACRENLTVNGVPDDRISELVIEGDNVAKAILKHAAEVHYSVVAVGRGIHDKTAVEKLFPRSVCVKLLQGLEGPALWISK
- a CDS encoding epoxyqueuosine reductase QueH; its protein translation is MSGRILLHCCCGPCSITTIDILKDQGFEVLAFFYNPNIHPLQEYVRRRDGFLEVCGRMDVKVIGRLDEYDSKRWFRNVAFREENRCFHCYADRLERTLSLARRGGFDYFTTTLLYSKFQKHLKIAELGRDMAGSGKCEFYYHDFREGWKEGIERSKAMGLYRQQYCGCLFSENERYAGELERS
- a CDS encoding Rne/Rng family ribonuclease, producing the protein MTSVKKKKEKMFISVLPGEQVEVALTQEGQVIEYYVEMLHQAKTKGNIYKGYIHNIDAALQAAFINYGAERNGFLQVDEVHPEYYQGTYKLSKGHRFPLLQKVLKPGQEIFVQVVKEPTGKKGAFLSSYLSIPGRYFVLTPGREQIGISRKIEDEKERQRLKEVIDEVSPGPGVGVIVRTASMGQSKSALRRDFKFLTRLWTDIREKGQDAEPPSLVYEEMGLAARSVRDYLSSEVTEIWVDDKETAEQVKKLAALSFPRRNNLVKLHNDTDKSLWERFNLVKQIEQIYGREVNLPSGGRLVFDQTEALTAIDINSGKIGGERNFKEMALKTNKESAEMIARQLKLRDLGGQVVVDFIEMKDPKHCREVEKTMRAALKGDRARTDVGRISRFGLMELVRQRLGSSAIAVSTEPCPCCEGTGIRRNMEWQSMQALKDIYRMLRKPGCASPLIYEAEEELSMYLLNHKRDAIISYEKMFDTKINIQIQWAE
- a CDS encoding radical SAM protein, producing the protein MNLFLLLDEAVMGYKYVFGPVFSGRLGRSLGLDLLGSRICSMDCVYCEVGKTDVLTCERKAYVPAADILRELERWKGEGHELPDVITLGGLGEPTLNSEMPEIVRGVKTLFPSMDVAVLTNSVTLTDPEVRKELLEVDVVLPSMDSLIASEFRAINRPCRGVEPQAVAKALIEFRKEFKGKIFLEVLLSRGYNDSDENLAEMKAFCTELGPDRIDVVTLSRPGTLDKAGPVDSGTLGRWKKALDAAPSKNRDCGPETGVKDRSGTDNSAHVLGEVSDAFDRIQASLMRRPQTAQQLSGALGIPLCEVERAIGELEKCGRLHIRQTGDDLYYDCRLDVDS
- a CDS encoding tRNA (adenine-N1)-methyltransferase, which codes for MLEAGQLILLVNPKGKRYLRMLKEGEEIHTHDGMLLTDNIAAAGYGQIVETHLGHKYQILKPTIYDVIKGLKRQTQIMYPKEIGYLLLKLGIGPGTRVVESGSGSGGLTTALAYYVGETGKVYTHEKRPEFYALVRKNLEWAGLENRVEQFNLNIEDGFLASDCDALFLDVPNPWDYLHHIPGAVIPGAMCGFLLPTTNQVSDLLKGMEDKPFEEIEVCEILVRNYKPVAERLRPEDRMVAHTGYLVFARATHGCEMSVEPPKKKRENRGKPAADKYHVDRKDMIHARKDVDEAEPQDAENIESAADGDEKAE
- a CDS encoding papain-like cysteine protease family protein, which produces MLRTTKLLIMLTFIATPAFSQQGINLPIQNILQETPVWCWVAVSQQIILARVGPQQTPAQCALVAIANGAHPQACCGGYNPNCVKPGSIPQIQGLIQNFGMTYTSYAPPTTPDVLYHTLASGKAVILQIHSGYTPQGAPHSAHVVVLRGMTFKQTPNGIEPILIINDPMAYYSQYVPYSTIRPIWISAIVVKLF
- a CDS encoding caspase family protein, which codes for MNIKVLRSPFFLVLLAVFSVMLLSASECLAQKRLALLIGNSAYKKLGELKNPVNDVDSMNRALKNSGFDVLVVKNADRAAMGRAIDEFGSRLRNYEVGLFYFSGHGLQVDGINYLCPLNMSVQGQSDVQYEAVDAGKVLAKMEDAGNPMNIVILDACRNNPFKRSFRSIRSGLAQMDAPTGSFIAFATAPGNVALDGRGNNSPYVTNMVSNMGRKGLTIEKFFKQVRRGVMKDTGKKQVPWESSSLVGDFYFAGGGDSGSSSSGSSQASSQPAASQQQAAPATAPVYKPKPKPQKSKSDQAMDSLLN
- a CDS encoding DUF2628 domain-containing protein — its product is MHMITTEDYTEFVGPNAVKYIFNFAKFQTLRDGFTVTWHWPAFLFGFWWFLYRKMYFWAFVTFLIGFLPFGNFIAQLGYGMSAYFFYYRDSTAKIGAIKSVTPTGGASIALRQAGGVHGWVKIVGVVCFFLQPMWIFLMSLLFGSAFIFSFQQVVV